A single genomic interval of Dehalococcoidales bacterium harbors:
- a CDS encoding PilT/PilU family type 4a pilus ATPase, with product MDILSILKKARSMAASDLHLVAFSAPLVRVHGYLTPMDDIKPLSPDDTRQIFLQITTQEQQKYFHEHLELDFGYSLPDVGSFRCNAAQERGAICLVLRLLPPEIPTVEELGLPAIYKELIMHTRGLLIVTGATGSGKTTSQAAMIHHLNLTERRHVVTIEDPIEYAHSNIKCAITQRQLGSDTYSFPAALRHILRQDPDIILVGEVRDLETAAAVLSVAETGHMIVTTDHAPNASQAVERLIDLFPPHERDMAQKRLASLLLAVICQQLVPRSDRSGRIVAVEIMLANSAVRNLIREGKSYQLPSVICTHQDIGMISMDESLVNLYRHGKINKKHLFEFCHNEHEVKRLLEEKGCQ from the coding sequence GTGGATATCCTATCCATATTAAAGAAGGCAAGGTCGATGGCTGCCTCGGACCTGCATCTGGTTGCCTTTAGCGCGCCGCTGGTCCGGGTCCATGGCTATTTAACGCCCATGGACGATATCAAGCCCCTCAGCCCTGATGATACCAGACAAATATTCCTCCAGATAACCACGCAAGAACAACAGAAGTATTTCCACGAGCACCTTGAGCTTGATTTCGGCTATAGCCTGCCTGATGTCGGCAGCTTTCGCTGTAATGCCGCTCAGGAGCGAGGAGCTATTTGTCTGGTTCTGCGCCTGCTACCTCCGGAAATTCCCACTGTTGAAGAACTGGGGCTGCCCGCAATATATAAGGAGCTTATAATGCACACCAGGGGGCTGCTGATAGTTACCGGCGCTACCGGCAGCGGCAAGACCACCTCACAGGCGGCGATGATACACCATCTCAACCTGACCGAACGCCGACATGTGGTTACTATCGAGGACCCTATTGAATATGCCCACTCCAACATCAAATGTGCCATTACCCAGCGGCAACTGGGCAGCGACACCTATTCGTTCCCAGCTGCGCTGCGCCACATCCTCAGGCAAGACCCGGACATCATCCTGGTGGGCGAGGTAAGAGACCTGGAGACGGCAGCGGCTGTGCTGTCTGTCGCCGAGACAGGCCACATGATAGTGACCACCGATCATGCTCCCAACGCCAGCCAGGCGGTAGAAAGGTTAATCGACCTCTTCCCACCCCACGAACGCGACATGGCACAGAAACGGCTGGCCTCCCTGCTGCTGGCTGTAATCTGCCAGCAGCTTGTGCCACGGTCCGATCGATCGGGAAGGATAGTCGCCGTAGAGATTATGCTGGCCAACTCAGCGGTGCGCAACCTGATTCGAGAAGGTAAGTCCTATCAGCTCCCCAGCGTCATCTGTACCCACCAGGACATCGGAATGATATCAATGGACGAATCTCTGGTCAACCTATACCGTCATGGGAAAATCAATAAGAAGCACCTGTTCGAATTCTGCCATAACGAACACGAAGTAAAGCGGCTGCTCGAAGAGAAAGGCTGCCAGTAA
- a CDS encoding O-antigen ligase family protein, producing the protein MKHTWYDPAAWFITGGTDEDSADSGTSGYRKAIEICWLVVIFLIPVFFNPLGHHQFDFVKTLLLQVLVITMFGLWLANRIKCQSYHQHIKWKALIDSPLKISILIFGLMFIISTAASITPEISFWGTWQRGSGGLSTLLCWITFFFILTHQVRSHNQSMRILYTLLLTSAVVSVVGILQHYVPAVSTLFGWSATTRVFATIGNPLFLSNFLAMTIPLNLALQIYAFRQRGKRSPGNNTLSVASSVLLAIQFWCLLLAQYSVTVLAFIIGAVSFIALLGFVEKRKPLLITGSAILIIITVMAAVVVGPALITANNETSPGDDSSVPISDEMGLTTIKYRAEYWRAAADIVYRTPEVPFTENSPATVRRLIGYGPETFILVAQQYPFQETINHYISQRTGALILDRPHNHYLYLATTVGVLGLAAFIAIMAIYFRNMFRFLGQATRDNERLIIIALIAAMVQYTINNIFNPVSITTELFFWLLLGLTPLVGRMVSKNQQQSVAYNGEKIPHQQNSTDIGIRVKYSGVIAIVSLALLVFIAAGVTVRPFLADMEFQKAKKFEQVNSELTIFAYNQTVRLEPRYPEYWSNMGAYIFNNAVAAPTDTVRERLVDFSIETYEQALAREPYLAFRNYSMADMYCYRAYCGSADKWARALELYDRAARLCPWNPVILNKWALALIIKGDLYAARNKLEQSAMTYPEWVETDFLAGLLILEEGENDAAADSLVTIIEQHPESLKKLSDTCFTLYLYDLVVPVHNSVQEYKRNHPREWAPHAIQGITCFFSGHPEHSIVEFDTAMYLVPEDEAGSIFGVALDLAGKSPHFKALLAGSAPAWRTKLSGIPGADRWLKALDKLAEAGL; encoded by the coding sequence ATGAAGCATACCTGGTACGACCCGGCCGCCTGGTTCATAACAGGCGGCACAGATGAGGACAGCGCTGATAGCGGCACCAGTGGCTACCGGAAAGCAATCGAAATATGCTGGCTGGTGGTAATCTTTCTTATCCCCGTCTTCTTTAACCCTCTGGGACACCACCAGTTTGACTTCGTTAAAACCCTGCTCCTTCAGGTGCTGGTCATTACTATGTTCGGGCTCTGGCTGGCCAACCGGATAAAATGCCAATCTTACCACCAGCACATCAAATGGAAGGCTCTTATCGATTCACCCCTCAAGATATCCATCCTGATATTCGGACTCATGTTCATCATCTCAACTGCCGCTTCTATTACTCCCGAAATAAGCTTCTGGGGAACCTGGCAAAGGGGTAGCGGAGGGCTATCGACTCTGTTATGCTGGATAACGTTCTTCTTCATCCTGACTCACCAAGTCCGATCCCACAATCAGTCAATGAGAATTCTATACACACTGCTTCTTACCTCGGCGGTGGTATCAGTAGTTGGCATACTGCAACACTATGTTCCAGCGGTAAGCACCCTGTTTGGATGGTCAGCCACAACCAGGGTCTTTGCCACCATTGGTAACCCGTTGTTCCTGAGCAACTTTCTTGCCATGACCATACCGCTTAATCTGGCACTGCAAATCTATGCGTTTCGACAGAGGGGCAAGAGGTCTCCAGGAAACAATACGCTGTCAGTAGCATCAAGTGTTCTGCTCGCCATTCAATTCTGGTGTCTCTTGCTCGCCCAGTATTCGGTTACCGTCCTGGCTTTTATTATCGGTGCTGTCAGCTTTATCGCCCTTCTGGGCTTTGTGGAAAAGAGAAAACCCCTCCTCATAACTGGCAGTGCGATCCTTATCATTATTACCGTAATGGCTGCAGTTGTGGTAGGGCCGGCATTGATAACCGCTAATAATGAGACATCACCGGGTGACGATAGCAGTGTACCGATATCGGACGAGATGGGGCTTACCACTATCAAGTACCGTGCCGAATACTGGCGTGCCGCAGCCGATATCGTATACCGAACCCCTGAAGTTCCGTTTACCGAAAACAGTCCGGCCACGGTAAGAAGATTGATTGGCTATGGTCCGGAAACATTCATCTTGGTAGCCCAGCAGTACCCTTTTCAGGAAACGATTAATCACTATATCTCCCAGAGGACCGGCGCCCTTATTCTCGACCGGCCCCACAACCACTATCTGTACCTGGCCACCACCGTCGGAGTATTGGGGCTGGCTGCTTTTATTGCCATCATGGCTATCTATTTCCGCAACATGTTCCGCTTTCTGGGCCAGGCCACCCGCGATAACGAGCGGCTAATCATTATTGCCCTGATTGCCGCGATGGTTCAGTATACAATCAACAACATATTTAACCCCGTTTCAATAACGACCGAGCTCTTTTTCTGGCTGCTGCTGGGACTGACACCGCTGGTGGGGAGAATGGTATCGAAAAATCAGCAACAGTCAGTCGCGTATAATGGCGAAAAAATCCCTCACCAGCAAAATAGTACCGATATAGGGATCCGGGTTAAATACAGCGGAGTCATCGCGATAGTATCGCTTGCCTTACTGGTTTTTATCGCCGCCGGGGTGACCGTCAGGCCCTTCCTCGCGGATATGGAATTTCAGAAGGCAAAAAAATTCGAGCAGGTTAACAGTGAGCTCACCATTTTTGCCTACAATCAGACCGTGCGACTGGAGCCCAGGTACCCCGAATACTGGAGCAACATGGGAGCATACATTTTCAATAATGCTGTCGCCGCTCCAACTGATACCGTAAGAGAGAGACTGGTTGATTTCAGTATTGAAACCTATGAACAAGCGCTGGCTAGGGAGCCTTACCTGGCCTTCCGCAACTACTCCATGGCAGATATGTATTGCTACCGGGCATACTGCGGCTCAGCGGATAAATGGGCTAGAGCGCTTGAGCTGTATGACAGAGCAGCTCGGCTTTGCCCCTGGAATCCGGTTATTCTGAATAAGTGGGCATTAGCGCTGATCATCAAGGGGGACCTCTATGCTGCTCGAAATAAGCTCGAGCAATCGGCGATGACCTACCCTGAATGGGTGGAAACCGATTTTCTTGCCGGACTCCTGATACTCGAGGAAGGGGAGAATGATGCGGCTGCCGATAGCCTGGTTACTATCATAGAACAGCACCCGGAGAGCTTGAAAAAGTTATCGGATACCTGCTTCACTCTGTATCTATACGACCTCGTAGTTCCGGTTCACAATTCCGTTCAAGAATACAAGCGTAATCACCCCCGCGAATGGGCACCTCATGCCATACAGGGAATCACCTGTTTCTTCTCCGGTCATCCCGAGCACAGTATCGTTGAATTTGATACCGCCATGTACCTTGTTCCGGAAGATGAGGCCGGCAGTATTTTTGGCGTTGCTCTCGACCTTGCCGGGAAAAGCCCACACTTTAAGGCCCTACTCGCCGGCTCAGCGCCTGCCTGGCGGACCAAGCTATCCGGAATCCCCGGAGCCGACCGGTGGCTTAAAGCGCTTGACAAACTGGCAGAAGCCGGCTTATGA
- a CDS encoding prepilin-type N-terminal cleavage/methylation domain-containing protein, producing MKGLIKRIGGFDLSFTRRLHRGQKGFTLMELLIVVAILGVLAAVVIPRFTGLIGRGQTEAATTELSIVQTAMVAAMTDAKTATVSPQATYIQLTPSTALIGNYLQTDTNWTYIWDDNGTVTQGAEYTPSP from the coding sequence AGGGTTTGATAAAGCGGATAGGGGGTTTCGATCTGAGCTTCACCAGGAGACTCCACCGCGGTCAGAAGGGCTTTACCCTGATGGAACTGCTGATAGTAGTGGCCATCCTGGGTGTCCTGGCAGCGGTGGTCATACCACGGTTCACCGGCTTGATCGGCAGGGGGCAGACTGAGGCAGCCACAACCGAGCTTTCCATTGTCCAGACGGCGATGGTGGCCGCGATGACCGATGCAAAAACGGCTACGGTAAGCCCACAAGCTACGTATATACAGCTAACTCCTAGCACCGCTCTAATTGGTAATTACTTGCAGACTGACACAAATTGGACATATATCTGGGATGATAATGGTACCGTGACGCAGGGAGCTGAATATACTCCCTCTCCCTAA